In Nocardioides sp. WS12, the DNA window GCCACACCGTCGGCGTCGTGGGTGAACGAACGCGGCGGGGTGATGCCGGCGTCGCGGGGGGTCTCTCGGGCGACGAGGTAGAAGGTGATACCGCCGACGAGCATCAGCAGGACCGGGATGCGGAACAGCCACTGCCAGCTGAGGTCGAAGGTGTCGATCGTCAGCGTCGACGTCACGTAGACGAGCACCGACGACGAGCCCGCGGCGAGCGTGTAGAAGCCGAAGCTCTTGCCCCGCTCACTGTGGCTCCACCAGTTCGAGATGACACGGCCGCCGGCCGACCAGCCCATGGCCTGGACGAAGCCGTTGGCACCGAGCGCAAGGACCATGCCGAGGTACGACGTCTGGAAGCTCGCGACGAGGCAGAAGAAGGTCGACAGGATCGCACCGAGTGCCATCAGGCGCCGGCCGCCGAACTTGTCGGAGAGGTTGCCGTTGACCATCTGGCCGATGGCGTAGGACCAGAGGGCTACGGCACTGATCGAGCCGACGGTCGCCTTGTTCCAGCCGAACTCGTCCTGGATGCCGGCGATGGCGAAGCCGAAGGCCTGCCGGCCCGTGTAGAAGAAGAGGTAACAGAACATGGCGGCCAGGAGCATCCGCCAGGCCATCTTGCGGAAGCTGTGTTCAGAAGCGGGTGGGTCGAGGGTCTCGGCCTTGTCGATGAGAGTCATGGGAATGTTCCGATCGTGGGCGCCGGGCTAGACGGCGGAAGAGTGAGTGAGTTGCTCGGAGACGACGGTTGTGGCGACCCAGAACGCGTCGTAGTTGTGCACGAACGCCGGACGGCCGTAGGGCTCGTCGAGCTGCTCGGGCTGCGGCAACTGCCGGTTGATGATGAACGGGATCTGGAGCTCGCCGAGCGCGCCGTGTGAGCGCAGCGGGGCGTCCAGGCCGCTGAGGTCGTGCCAGGCGGCGTAGCGACCGACGGCCGTGCCTTCTTCGCCGAGGACGACGATGTCGCCGATACGGTCGGCGGGCATGGAGAAGGTCCCGGCCGCTTCCTCACGGTTGTACGCCGCCTGCACTCCGGGGACGGTACGGAGGGCAGCGATCGTCGCTTCCCGGTCCACGCCCTCGGGCAGGTAGACGCTGGCGAAGGAGCCGAGTGCGCCGTGGTGCACGGTGTACGGGTCGGTGATCGGCAGGATCACCCGCAGGCCATCGCTGTCGGGCTCGACACCTTCGGTGCCGAGGATCCGGCGAACCTCGTCCTCGACGAACAGGACGTTGGCCTTGCCGTCGGCGCCGGTCTTGGCGCTCATGCCGTGGTCGGCGGTGAGGACCACGATCGCGCCGAGTGCTTCCAGTTCCGCCGCGTAGCGATCGATCTCGGCGTACAGGTCGTTGGCAGCCTCGGTGCCGGGGGCGTTCTTGTGCTGGATGTAGTCAGTGAGCGAGAGGTACATCAGGTCGGCGCCCCTGGTGCGCAGGATCTCCACACCGGCCGCGAGGGCGAAGATGCTCAGGTCGGCGGAGTAGACGCTCGCGAGCGGCTTCCCGACGAGCTCGAGCACGTCCTCGATGCCGTTGTCCGCGACGGTCGCCTGGTCGGCCTTCTCGGCGGAGAAGCAGATGCCGCGACGGGTCGGCGGTACGAACTCGCCGGTACCGGCCAGGCTCGGGCCGTCCTCGACGACGCCGGCGCCGAGCAGGCGACGGAGCTTGTCCTTGGCGGTGACGATCACGACGTCGAGACCGGCCTCGTTCGCCGCGGCGAAGAGGGTGGGTGCACGCAGGAACTTCTTGTCGTTCATGAGCACCTCCTCACCGGTCGTGGTGTCGAAGATGTAGTTGCCGCTGATGCCGTGGACGGCCGGCGGCTGGCCGGTCGCGATCGACACGTTGTTGGGGTTGGTCAGCGCCGGCATGGCGCAGTGCGCCTCCCAGGAGCTGGCCTGCTGGCTCTCGATGACCTTGGCGAGCCAGGGCATCCGACCGGCCTTGATGGCCTCGAGGTGGTAGTCGGGTTCGCTGCCGTCGATGCAGATGACCACCACCGGGACGTCCGGAGTGGTGTAGGTGCGATCGTTCACGGTGAACGTGGTGCTCACAGTTTTCTCCTCCTGGGATTCGGGTCGGATGACCTGTGCCAAGAGTCGTGTCGCACGTCACATCGAGGAACCCCGTGTTGGCCTATGGCAGCCATAGGGCGGTGCGAACGCGGCTACGGGAGGAGACCGCGGCGCCGCGCCTCGACGACGGCGGCCTGCCGCGTCGATGCATGAAGCCGGGCCATGACGGTGCGCAGATAACTCTTCACGGTCGGGACCGACAGGCCCAGGTGGGCGGCGATCTCGGCGTTCTTCAAACCGAGGCTGACCAGCCGAAGAATGTCGACCTGACGCGGCGTCAGGGCGTCGGCGCCGGGATCGACCTGCTCACCAACCGGCGGTTGTCCGGTCCCGCCGGCGGCCGCGAGGATCAGCCGCACGCGATGGTCGACCTGGTCGCGGATGTTCAGTTCGTGCGCCACCCGGCCCGCCTGCCGCTCCAGCAGGCGCAGAACCTCGGACGCCCGTGCGGGCGATCGGGTGCCGGCGTACAGCAGGCCACGGAGGTGACGACGGACGATGATCGGAGCAACAGCGAGACCGACGATGCCCTCGCCAAGGATCTGGTCATCGAAGTCGTGCGTGATGTCTTCGGCGTTCTCGTAGTCATCGACCGCCAACGGTTGCCCGGTCTCCCAACTCCGTCCCCCGAGCCCCCGCGACGGCGACAGGACGATCGAGGTGAGGCGCTTGCTTGCGCCGGCAACGGCGGTCACCCGGACGCGGCCGTTCTCGCTGAGGCCACCAAATGACACAGCTCCCCGGAGCGCCTGACGAACCTCACGGCTGGTCTGCCGAAGCAGGGCGACGTCGTCAGGTCGCATCAGATCGACAGACATCGCGTACCTACTTTCGGACGTGCCGGCGCCGCGCGAGCGACCGCATCATGTGGCGCACACCACTTCGGCGACGCGTCATTGTCGCCGCCCCACCCATCGGAGGCAATCCCCCATGTCTGAGCAGCCCACGATCCTGGCCCCGGATCGAACGTCCTTCGCACCGCCGACCGAGCTGGCTGCGCAGGCCAATGCGACCGCCGATTCCTACGCGGACGCTACCGCCAATCGGCTCGGATACTGGGCCGATCAGGCTGGTCGGATCACGTGGGCCGAGCCCTTCACCGAGGTGCTCGACTGGTCCAATCCCCCCTTCGCCAAGTGGTACGTCGGCGGCCGCCTCAATGCGGCGTACAACTGCGTCGACCGGCACGTCGAAGCCGGCAACGGCGACCGCGTGGCCCTGCACTTCATCGGGGAGCCGGGCGACACCCGCGACATCACCTACGCGCAACTGAAGGACGAGGTCTCGCGGGCCGCGAACGCCCTCACCGACCTCGGCATCCGGGCTGGGGACCGGGTGGCGATCTACCTCCCGATGATTCCCGAGGCCGTGGTGGCGATGCTCGCGTGTGCCCGTCTCGGCGCGCCGCACACAGTGGTGTTCGGGGGCTTCAGCGCCGACGCCCTGGCGAGCCGGATCGTCGATTGCGACGCGAGGATTGTGATCACCGCTGATGGCGGCTACCGACGCGGAGCCACCTCAGCGTTGAAGCCGGCCGTCGACGACGCTCTCTCGAAGCTCGGCGGCGACAGTCCCGTCGACCATGTCGTCGTCGTCCGTCGTACCGGCCAGCACGTCCCGTTCGACGACGCAACCGACGTGTGGTGGCACGACGTGGTGGACGGGTCCTCCCCCGACCACACACCGGAGGCCTTCGACTCCGAGCACCCCCTCTACGTCATGTACACCTCAGGCACCACCGGCACTCCCAAGGGAATCCTGCACACGACGGGCGGATACCTCGTGCAGACGACGTCGACCTTCTGGAGCGTCTTCGACCACAAGCCCGACGACGTCTACTGGTGCACCGCCGACATCGGCTGGGTCACCGGCCACTCGTACGTCGTCTACGGTCCGCTCGCCAACGGCGCCTCGCAAGTCCTCTACGAAGGCACACCCGACGCACCCCACCGCGGCCGGTGGTGGGAGATCATCCAGGACAAGGGCGTGACGATTCTCTACACCGCCCCGACCGCCATCCGGACGTTCATGAAGTGGGGCGAGCAGATCCCCGCGGAGTACGACCTCTCGACGCTGCGGATTCTCGGTTCGGTCGGCGAATCCATCAATCCGGAGGCGTACCACTGGTACCGCGAGCACGTGGGCGGCAGCAACGCACCGATCGTCGACACCTGGTGGCAGACCGAGACCGGCGGCCACATGATCAGCCCGCTCCCCGGGGTGACCGAGGGCAAGCCCGGCTCCGCCATGACTCCCCTTCCCGGCATCGTCGCCGACGTCGTCGATGACGCCGGTCAGTCCGTCGCCAACGGTGACTCCGGCTATCTGGTGATCCGCGAACCATGGCCCGCCATGCTCCGCACCATCTGGGGCGACGACGAGCGCTATCGCGACACCTACTGGTCGCGGTGGGAAGGGATGTACTTCGCCGGCGACGGTGCCCGACGGGACGAAGACGGCGCCATCTGGCTCCTGGGGCGCGTGGACGACGTCATGAACGTGTCCGGCCACCGCCTCTCGACCACCGAAATCGAGTCCGCGCTGGTGTCACACCCCAAAGTCGCCGAGGCCGCTGTGGTCGGGGCAGCCGACAACACGACCGGCCAGGCGGTGGTGGCCTTCGTCATCCTTCGTGAGTCCGCTGCGGACGACGGCACGGACGTCGTTGCCGATCTCCGCGCCCACGTTGCCAGGGAGATCGGCCCGATCGCCAAGCCCCGCCAGATCACGGTCGTCCCCGAGCTACCCAAGACACGCTCAGGCAAGATCATGCGCCGACTCCTTCGTGACGTGGCCGAGAACCGCGAGATCGGCGACGCATCGACCCTTGCTGACGCATCCGTGATGGAGAGCCTTCGCGGCGGCGATTCCCGGCACGCCAACTACTGCGGCACCCCCCGCATGTGACCGAAGAACTCCTCCGACTCCTCGAGCCCTTCGAGGCTCGGAGCGACGTGCTCGCCGAACACCTTCTGCTCCTGCTTGCGCCGCAGGTCCAGGTGCGCCTCGGCCGGCGGGTCGTACCCGTAGAGCTTCTGTGCTTCACGGGGAGTCATCGTGACCGGGTTGGTGGCCGGGATCCCGAGGACCGCGGGCATGAGGATGTCCGCGACGCCCGGGACGAGGTACGACCAGACCGCGTCGTACAGGTGGATGTTGCTGTTGATGGCCGTCATGAGGGCGCGCATGGCGGGCTGCACGATGGCGTCCTCTGCGGCCGACTGCTTGAGACCGAAAAGCTGACGGATGTACTGCGGGTACGTCGAGATGGTCGCCATGGTCGCGAAGCGGGCGATCAGCAACATGATCGGCTTGACGAACTCCGGCTGGTCCTGCGGCAGGGCGACCTCGGTGTGCAGGATCATCCGCACCATGGACTGGGCTGTCTGGGACGCGGCCAGGCGAGGCTTCCAGGACTCGAAGTAGGCGACGACGGCCTCCCGGGTTCGGGGTACGTCGTCCGGATTGATCGTCTGGCACTGCGCCGCGATGGCGCACTGCTCCCAGTACTCCGCCTCCTCTGCTGCCGGGAGCTTGCCGGGTCCGAACATCTCGTAGCAGTAGAGGATCGAGTGCCAGGCCGTCATGTGGATCCACAGCTGCGACTCCGGCGAGTTCGAGTCGTAGCGTCCCCCGGTCACGGGATCGTTCCCGATGCCCAGCGAGTGCACCTTGACCAGGATGTCGGCGGCCTTGGTGGCAGCGGCCGTGTCTCCCGCAGCCACGAGGGCGAAGTACCGCATGGTGCGTTCGTAGCGGTTGCGTGGACGCGACTTCACGCCACCCGAGTTCACGACCGACGCATTGAGGTTCGGGTCGAGGAACTCGATCGTCACGGAACGCTGAAACCCCATGATCGCCGAGCTCGGATAACACCAGACCTTCCAGGCCACCGACCCCGGTCCGAAGAACCCGTAGTCCGGCAGCGGCTCGTACTTCTGCCTGACCCGGTCGACCCCGATGTCCCCCATCGAACCGACCTTGTCGATGGCCTTGAAGACGACGTCAATGTTGGGCAAGAGCTCCATTGCGACCTCCGCGATGCGTGAGACCCGAGGGGACGTGGTGTCCTCCGTCGGACGCTAGCGGAACGGCTCGTGGAACGGGAGGCCTGAGCCCCGACCACCTTCGCCCGTCCTTCAGACCGCTTCCAGCACGAAGAAGAGGAAGCACATGAAGGACTGGCCCGGCTCCAGGCCCGGCGGAAGCACTTCCGCCGGCGTGTCCGGTGCCGGAGGGGGCTCGCTGATCGTCGAAATGCGGAAGCCCGCAGAAGAAAAGGCGTCCGTCATGACATGCAGTGGCCGGTGCCAGAAGGTCAGCCAGGTCACCTGTCCGTCGAAGGTGTAGTCCTCGGAGTACTTCGTCACCGCGAAGTACTCGGCCTCGGGATACACGATCGCGTAGGCAGCGGGGTGGTTCACCGAGACCAGCAGCCGCCCGCCCGGCTTCAGCACCCGTCGCAACTCCGACAACGCGCCCGTCCAGTCCTCCAGGTAGTGCAGGACGAGGGACGCGACGACGTCGTCGTACTCACCGTCGGCGAACGGCAACGGCTCGCCGAGACAGGCGACGTGGAGGTCCGCGTCGTCACCCAGCCGCTGGCGGGCCAGCTCGACCATGGCGGCACTCGC includes these proteins:
- a CDS encoding MFS transporter, producing the protein MTLIDKAETLDPPASEHSFRKMAWRMLLAAMFCYLFFYTGRQAFGFAIAGIQDEFGWNKATVGSISAVALWSYAIGQMVNGNLSDKFGGRRLMALGAILSTFFCLVASFQTSYLGMVLALGANGFVQAMGWSAGGRVISNWWSHSERGKSFGFYTLAAGSSSVLVYVTSTLTIDTFDLSWQWLFRIPVLLMLVGGITFYLVARETPRDAGITPPRSFTHDADGVAHDSAGPALSSKARYKAVLSIPKIWQTGIAIGFQNSARYGLLIWVPVYFLGDTWKDTPGGLWISLALPFGMAVGAMTNGQLSDRVFGSRRDLPIMVFMALGALSSLAMWMIDPGPGLGIVLLFLCGFFVYGPQSSFWALCPDLAGKVMAGTAIGVVNFFAYLFAGAAEPIIGHIMDSNGGDAGLIFPIVAACCTASALVASTIRR
- the phnA gene encoding phosphonoacetate hydrolase codes for the protein MSTTFTVNDRTYTTPDVPVVVICIDGSEPDYHLEAIKAGRMPWLAKVIESQQASSWEAHCAMPALTNPNNVSIATGQPPAVHGISGNYIFDTTTGEEVLMNDKKFLRAPTLFAAANEAGLDVVIVTAKDKLRRLLGAGVVEDGPSLAGTGEFVPPTRRGICFSAEKADQATVADNGIEDVLELVGKPLASVYSADLSIFALAAGVEILRTRGADLMYLSLTDYIQHKNAPGTEAANDLYAEIDRYAAELEALGAIVVLTADHGMSAKTGADGKANVLFVEDEVRRILGTEGVEPDSDGLRVILPITDPYTVHHGALGSFASVYLPEGVDREATIAALRTVPGVQAAYNREEAAGTFSMPADRIGDIVVLGEEGTAVGRYAAWHDLSGLDAPLRSHGALGELQIPFIINRQLPQPEQLDEPYGRPAFVHNYDAFWVATTVVSEQLTHSSAV
- a CDS encoding LuxR C-terminal-related transcriptional regulator — encoded protein: MSVDLMRPDDVALLRQTSREVRQALRGAVSFGGLSENGRVRVTAVAGASKRLTSIVLSPSRGLGGRSWETGQPLAVDDYENAEDITHDFDDQILGEGIVGLAVAPIIVRRHLRGLLYAGTRSPARASEVLRLLERQAGRVAHELNIRDQVDHRVRLILAAAGGTGQPPVGEQVDPGADALTPRQVDILRLVSLGLKNAEIAAHLGLSVPTVKSYLRTVMARLHASTRQAAVVEARRRGLLP
- the acs gene encoding acetate--CoA ligase, coding for MSEQPTILAPDRTSFAPPTELAAQANATADSYADATANRLGYWADQAGRITWAEPFTEVLDWSNPPFAKWYVGGRLNAAYNCVDRHVEAGNGDRVALHFIGEPGDTRDITYAQLKDEVSRAANALTDLGIRAGDRVAIYLPMIPEAVVAMLACARLGAPHTVVFGGFSADALASRIVDCDARIVITADGGYRRGATSALKPAVDDALSKLGGDSPVDHVVVVRRTGQHVPFDDATDVWWHDVVDGSSPDHTPEAFDSEHPLYVMYTSGTTGTPKGILHTTGGYLVQTTSTFWSVFDHKPDDVYWCTADIGWVTGHSYVVYGPLANGASQVLYEGTPDAPHRGRWWEIIQDKGVTILYTAPTAIRTFMKWGEQIPAEYDLSTLRILGSVGESINPEAYHWYREHVGGSNAPIVDTWWQTETGGHMISPLPGVTEGKPGSAMTPLPGIVADVVDDAGQSVANGDSGYLVIREPWPAMLRTIWGDDERYRDTYWSRWEGMYFAGDGARRDEDGAIWLLGRVDDVMNVSGHRLSTTEIESALVSHPKVAEAAVVGAADNTTGQAVVAFVILRESAADDGTDVVADLRAHVAREIGPIAKPRQITVVPELPKTRSGKIMRRLLRDVAENREIGDASTLADASVMESLRGGDSRHANYCGTPRM
- a CDS encoding oxygenase MpaB family protein; this translates as MELLPNIDVVFKAIDKVGSMGDIGVDRVRQKYEPLPDYGFFGPGSVAWKVWCYPSSAIMGFQRSVTIEFLDPNLNASVVNSGGVKSRPRNRYERTMRYFALVAAGDTAAATKAADILVKVHSLGIGNDPVTGGRYDSNSPESQLWIHMTAWHSILYCYEMFGPGKLPAAEEAEYWEQCAIAAQCQTINPDDVPRTREAVVAYFESWKPRLAASQTAQSMVRMILHTEVALPQDQPEFVKPIMLLIARFATMATISTYPQYIRQLFGLKQSAAEDAIVQPAMRALMTAINSNIHLYDAVWSYLVPGVADILMPAVLGIPATNPVTMTPREAQKLYGYDPPAEAHLDLRRKQEQKVFGEHVAPSLEGLEESEEFFGHMRGVPQ
- a CDS encoding class I SAM-dependent methyltransferase: MTSDYDDFANAYTVENEANLFNAYYERPAMLDLAGEVTGRRILDAGCGSGPLTAALRDRGAVVTGFDASAAMVELARQRLGDDADLHVACLGEPLPFADGEYDDVVASLVLHYLEDWTGALSELRRVLKPGGRLLVSVNHPAAYAIVYPEAEYFAVTKYSEDYTFDGQVTWLTFWHRPLHVMTDAFSSAGFRISTISEPPPAPDTPAEVLPPGLEPGQSFMCFLFFVLEAV